In one window of Pseudobdellovibrionaceae bacterium DNA:
- a CDS encoding methyltransferase domain-containing protein, with translation MSDGRSHDVIYQRCLQLIKQHDFSGEALDFGAGRGAFSEVLWQSQKFQKVTGADLLPRPSQLPESIQWLHLDLNNETGLPSEAFDVVVALEVIEHLENPRLVARQWFEMLRPGGHLIMSTPNNESLRSLLALFLRGHFVSFSDRDYPAHITALLGQDLQRVLKEAGFKNIQTYYSESGVLPKFTNITWQTASFGLLGGQRFSDNVFVVAEKA, from the coding sequence ATGAGCGACGGCCGAAGCCACGATGTGATCTACCAACGTTGTCTGCAGTTGATAAAACAGCATGATTTTTCTGGAGAGGCCCTCGACTTTGGTGCCGGGCGTGGAGCCTTTTCGGAGGTTCTTTGGCAATCACAAAAATTTCAAAAGGTCACTGGGGCCGACTTGCTACCCAGACCCAGTCAATTGCCTGAAAGTATTCAGTGGCTGCATCTTGATCTAAATAATGAAACTGGGCTGCCCTCAGAAGCTTTTGATGTGGTAGTTGCACTGGAAGTCATTGAACACCTAGAGAATCCGAGGCTTGTGGCTCGGCAATGGTTTGAGATGTTGCGACCCGGTGGGCATTTAATTATGAGTACGCCAAATAACGAAAGCCTCCGGTCTTTGCTGGCTCTTTTTTTAAGGGGGCATTTTGTGTCCTTTTCAGATCGCGATTATCCAGCCCATATTACAGCTCTGTTAGGTCAAGATCTGCAGCGAGTATTGAAAGAAGCGGGATTTAAAAATATTCAAACGTATTACTCCGAATCAGGAGTCTTACCAAAATTCACAAACATCACCTGGCAGACGGCATCCTTTGGTTTGTTGGGGGGGCAACGTTTTTCGGATAATGTCTTTGTTGTGGCAGAAAAAGCTTAG
- a CDS encoding glycosyltransferase family 4 protein: protein MEAPIDRSASSDSVKKISILYVVPNSGVGGVETFLKSTWKHHDPQKFSPSYAVFRPGPLTEWLRQNKAPVYQCPFIPRLRRPDHYIKTVLWLKTVAEKTGADLVHSSMAYAALFAGPATSLTKVHHIWFQHGPVGGWMDQLAATLPHKLLLVNSQHTLKEQQRVERTISVFIPSGRQVKVLALGSDDPRDTLYLADVEQMKKTLQISEDDFVVGMLCRLQPWKGVHLLIEALKHIKKTKPTLKIVAVIWGEPLDTPYAQQLIAESESCGLNVKWPGFTAQSSTALANLHVLVNASTTPEPFGLTLTEAMALGKPVIAPKSGGPLDIVKAPDTGLLFEPGDAHDLSEKLVLLASSPERRKEMGHQAQLRAQKLFSAARMMNDLENLCLETLAQGKK from the coding sequence GTGGAGGCCCCTATCGACCGCAGCGCCAGCTCCGATTCTGTTAAAAAAATATCTATTCTCTATGTGGTCCCCAACTCTGGAGTTGGCGGCGTTGAAACGTTTCTTAAATCCACTTGGAAACACCATGATCCTCAAAAGTTTTCACCTTCTTATGCTGTTTTTCGACCAGGACCCCTCACTGAATGGCTCAGACAGAATAAAGCTCCTGTGTATCAATGCCCCTTTATCCCCCGACTCCGCCGCCCGGATCATTATATAAAAACTGTTTTGTGGTTAAAAACGGTGGCAGAAAAAACGGGGGCCGATCTGGTGCACTCCAGTATGGCCTATGCGGCGTTATTTGCTGGACCTGCGACGTCACTGACAAAGGTCCATCATATTTGGTTTCAACATGGTCCCGTGGGTGGGTGGATGGATCAATTGGCGGCCACCCTTCCCCATAAGTTGCTGTTGGTTAACTCTCAACACACACTTAAAGAACAACAGCGTGTGGAACGAACAATATCTGTTTTTATACCCTCTGGACGGCAAGTAAAGGTCCTCGCTCTTGGAAGCGATGACCCGAGGGACACGCTTTATTTGGCTGATGTGGAGCAAATGAAAAAGACGCTTCAAATCAGCGAAGATGACTTTGTGGTGGGTATGCTCTGTCGCCTGCAACCCTGGAAAGGTGTACATCTTCTTATTGAAGCCCTAAAACACATAAAAAAAACAAAGCCCACTTTGAAAATCGTTGCCGTCATTTGGGGCGAGCCCTTAGATACGCCCTACGCCCAACAACTCATAGCTGAATCTGAATCCTGCGGGCTCAACGTTAAGTGGCCCGGCTTCACGGCCCAATCGTCAACGGCCCTCGCCAACCTCCATGTACTTGTGAATGCCTCCACCACGCCCGAGCCCTTTGGCCTCACTCTAACTGAGGCCATGGCCCTGGGCAAACCCGTTATTGCTCCGAAATCAGGCGGCCCCTTAGACATTGTGAAAGCCCCTGATACGGGTTTATTGTTTGAACCAGGTGACGCCCATGATTTGAGTGAAAAGTTGGTTTTACTGGCAAGCTCCCCCGAACGGCGCAAAGAAATGGGACACCAAGCTCAGCTGCGAGCGCAAAAACTATTTTCTGCCGCACGCATGATGAATGATTTAGAAAATTTATGCCTTGAAACCCTGGCGCAAGGGAAAAAATAA
- a CDS encoding oligosaccharide flippase family protein encodes MKFSGFKATLNEVARSRLLKAVSMIISADFLRAGLGFAISIVVLKNLDTESIALLYPLVSLLMIATQFGDLGLSGSFIAIVSPKILSDHKGSQKLYNGFFQIKLLLSFVVLLFGWIFAPFVNSYFFEGLAAHTMWIRLTLVAGVASIVASFYATKLQSEKRFRHLSILKVVPTVMKFAVLVMALGFFQLDFRWAFVAFMMVPLVSLVLGGVVNSHTFLRYRSPLLQTFSGHWVLIFWVMISMVANVLFSQADILMLKALSSVDEVARYVGGQRLAAVFPVINAGVMTVLFPVVSAYKNTSEMKNYVKKLFVLLPIVLFGGLIVAMLAPWIIEVILGVRYESSVIVFQILVFQFAFGFFLNPLTLMLFRLNKTHFLAGLNIVQLILNVLGNAYLIPQMGAMGAAVTTLVIPIVTAVFLFFPLRQGFKA; translated from the coding sequence GTGAAGTTCAGTGGATTCAAGGCCACGCTCAATGAAGTGGCAAGGTCACGTTTACTGAAAGCCGTTTCAATGATCATATCGGCTGATTTTTTACGGGCTGGTCTTGGCTTTGCGATTTCTATTGTTGTACTAAAAAATCTCGACACCGAAAGTATCGCTTTGCTTTATCCCTTAGTCAGTTTGTTGATGATTGCCACTCAGTTTGGTGATTTGGGGCTTTCGGGCTCGTTTATTGCTATTGTCTCACCGAAAATCCTCTCTGACCATAAAGGATCGCAAAAGCTTTATAATGGTTTTTTTCAGATTAAGTTATTACTGAGTTTCGTTGTTTTGCTTTTTGGATGGATTTTTGCCCCTTTCGTGAACTCCTATTTTTTTGAGGGACTTGCCGCCCATACGATGTGGATTCGTTTGACTTTGGTAGCTGGGGTGGCTTCGATTGTGGCGAGCTTTTATGCCACTAAACTTCAGTCAGAAAAAAGATTTCGGCACTTATCCATTTTAAAAGTGGTGCCGACTGTAATGAAATTCGCTGTTCTCGTTATGGCACTAGGTTTTTTTCAATTGGATTTTCGTTGGGCATTTGTGGCGTTTATGATGGTGCCACTTGTGAGTTTGGTTTTAGGCGGGGTCGTCAATAGTCATACCTTTTTGCGATATCGATCGCCACTGCTTCAAACGTTCTCTGGTCATTGGGTGTTAATTTTTTGGGTGATGATTTCCATGGTAGCCAATGTTTTGTTCTCACAAGCCGATATTCTTATGTTAAAAGCTTTGTCCTCCGTTGACGAAGTGGCTCGTTATGTGGGGGGGCAGCGACTGGCGGCGGTCTTTCCGGTGATCAACGCAGGCGTGATGACGGTGCTTTTTCCTGTGGTGAGTGCCTACAAAAATACTTCTGAAATGAAAAACTATGTCAAAAAACTATTTGTCTTACTACCTATTGTTTTGTTTGGCGGGCTTATTGTGGCCATGTTGGCCCCATGGATTATCGAGGTCATATTAGGGGTCCGATACGAGAGTTCGGTGATTGTATTTCAGATTTTAGTTTTTCAATTTGCCTTTGGTTTTTTTCTTAACCCATTGACCTTAATGTTATTTCGACTCAATAAGACGCATTTTTTGGCAGGCCTTAATATAGTTCAATTGATTTTAAATGTCTTGGGTAACGCTTATTTAATCCCTCAAATGGGGGCAATGGGGGCCGCGGTCACCACTCTAGTTATACCCATAGTAACGGCAGTGTTTTTATTTTTTCCCTTGCGCCAGGGTTTCAAGGCATAA
- a CDS encoding glycosyltransferase, with translation MEKKLRVLSIGHSYVVSVNRSVMRAMAADPSLSVTVVAPQFFHGSLRSLYLEPEPKGSSLNIVGIPVQWSGKIHLFRYDLSLLDWLLEQQEFDVVHVWEEPYIFSGYQLARYFRQKNIPFVAWTAQNIVKKYPPPFSFFEKKVWNWCSAWVACGNLVFSEMVKKGMPQSKGYEIPLAVDTDLFLPLSPSKKQDLQAQLGLKAPVIGFLGRLTEDKGCEILMGAIEKLPKDLPWSLYIMGTGPYEKTLKDWVARRGWASRLRLELLKHDEVPARLPAVDVLMVPSQTRKNWREQFGRMLVEAFASGVSVIGSNSGEIPFVIGNCGQVVPESDVEAWAAALERSLRQVETRNQFVECGLERAKVFSAEKVARQYRDLFIEVVR, from the coding sequence TTGGAAAAAAAACTCAGAGTCTTAAGCATTGGCCATTCTTATGTGGTTTCCGTCAACCGATCTGTGATGCGGGCTATGGCGGCAGACCCGAGCTTATCTGTCACTGTGGTGGCTCCGCAGTTCTTTCACGGCTCGCTGAGATCTTTGTATTTAGAACCCGAGCCCAAGGGGTCGAGTTTAAATATTGTTGGCATCCCGGTCCAGTGGAGTGGAAAAATACATCTATTTCGCTATGATTTGAGCCTTTTAGATTGGCTTTTGGAGCAACAAGAATTCGACGTGGTCCATGTGTGGGAAGAGCCATATATTTTTTCAGGTTACCAACTGGCTCGCTACTTTAGGCAAAAAAATATTCCCTTTGTGGCATGGACCGCTCAGAACATTGTGAAAAAATATCCGCCACCCTTTAGTTTTTTTGAGAAAAAAGTGTGGAACTGGTGTTCTGCATGGGTGGCCTGTGGCAACTTGGTATTTTCTGAAATGGTGAAAAAGGGCATGCCACAATCGAAAGGATATGAAATCCCACTGGCGGTGGACACAGATTTATTTTTGCCACTTTCCCCTTCGAAAAAACAAGACCTGCAAGCACAGTTAGGTCTTAAGGCACCAGTGATAGGGTTTTTGGGGCGTCTGACTGAAGACAAAGGATGTGAGATCTTGATGGGGGCCATTGAAAAGCTCCCCAAGGACCTGCCTTGGAGTTTGTATATTATGGGCACGGGGCCTTATGAAAAGACTCTGAAGGATTGGGTCGCGCGGCGGGGTTGGGCCTCTCGTTTGCGTCTGGAGTTATTGAAGCATGATGAAGTGCCCGCGCGATTGCCGGCAGTGGATGTGCTGATGGTCCCTAGTCAAACAAGAAAAAACTGGCGAGAGCAATTTGGCCGCATGCTGGTTGAGGCTTTCGCATCGGGCGTTTCAGTGATTGGAAGCAACTCGGGAGAGATCCCCTTTGTGATTGGCAATTGTGGGCAAGTGGTTCCAGAAAGCGATGTGGAGGCTTGGGCTGCGGCACTTGAGAGATCATTGAGGCAGGTTGAAACAAGAAACCAATTTGTCGAATGTGGATTGGAGAGAGCCAAAGTATTCTCAGCTGAGAAAGTGGCTAGGCAATATCGAGACTTATTTATTGAGGTGGTTCGGTGA
- a CDS encoding glycosyltransferase family 4 protein, whose amino-acid sequence MSEATGKPHRIAVVIHDLNLKGGQDRCTLEIAKHLSHQVPVDIFAYTFTDFRPEQWGTVSFHPIKPLIRRPLPIKDLWFQQKTGWLKSTLAPHTQVHAAGACTTQSDVIHVHFVQSAWNETQASPYHQMLRKYKVAMERAIFTNDKKFIAISSNIKDELIHHLDIKAENIAVIPHGVNNIEFQPQELADPNGHERQQWRHQHSIDEKDFHVLFAGALNERKGLSLLLRALALFHNPKIKLSVVGGGNPQSFKKLSRELELSDRVNFLGPQSTMAPIYRSADAVVMPSMYEPFGLVGLEALACGVPLVVSENAGVCDILTNQSDSLFLPQNPQPQNIHEILQELFENPEKALSLRNEGLKTASARPWSLVAKEYLHAF is encoded by the coding sequence TTGTCTGAAGCAACTGGCAAGCCCCATCGCATAGCTGTGGTCATCCACGATCTCAACTTAAAAGGGGGACAAGACCGCTGCACGCTTGAGATTGCAAAGCACTTAAGCCATCAGGTACCGGTGGATATTTTCGCCTACACCTTTACCGACTTTCGTCCTGAGCAGTGGGGCACGGTGAGTTTCCATCCTATTAAACCTTTAATCCGAAGACCCCTGCCGATAAAAGACCTTTGGTTTCAGCAAAAAACGGGATGGTTAAAATCCACATTAGCACCCCATACGCAAGTACACGCGGCTGGCGCCTGCACCACGCAGTCAGATGTTATACATGTCCATTTTGTGCAATCCGCATGGAACGAGACACAGGCAAGCCCCTATCATCAGATGCTTAGAAAATACAAAGTGGCCATGGAAAGGGCCATTTTTACCAACGACAAAAAATTCATAGCCATTTCAAGCAACATTAAAGATGAACTGATTCACCACCTCGACATCAAAGCTGAAAACATCGCGGTTATTCCCCATGGCGTGAACAATATTGAATTTCAGCCTCAAGAATTAGCTGACCCCAATGGTCACGAGCGACAGCAGTGGCGTCACCAACACTCCATTGATGAAAAAGACTTTCACGTGCTGTTTGCAGGAGCTCTCAATGAGCGAAAAGGTTTAAGCTTGTTACTACGAGCCTTAGCCCTTTTTCATAACCCTAAAATTAAACTTTCTGTGGTTGGCGGCGGAAACCCTCAAAGTTTTAAAAAGCTAAGTCGTGAACTGGAACTTTCTGATCGGGTGAATTTTTTGGGGCCGCAGTCCACAATGGCCCCCATCTACCGCAGCGCTGATGCGGTGGTCATGCCATCCATGTATGAACCGTTTGGACTTGTGGGCCTGGAAGCCTTGGCATGTGGAGTGCCCCTTGTGGTTTCTGAAAATGCCGGCGTCTGCGACATCCTCACCAATCAGTCAGACAGCCTCTTTCTTCCACAAAATCCTCAACCTCAAAACATTCATGAAATACTTCAAGAACTTTTTGAAAACCCTGAAAAAGCATTATCCTTAAGAAATGAAGGCCTCAAAACAGCCAGTGCCCGACCCTGGTCACTGGTTGCTAAAGAATATCTCCATGCATTTTGA
- a CDS encoding glycosyltransferase family 4 protein, whose translation MAKPFRLLITAFDYRPRLGGVATCADHLAEALARRDDMDVLVLAPHHPDEKHHDQGRPFPVKRVTLPDEAFLAVTPFSWRIRRAAKEFKPNAILNTLWLPDALATAAANSLWGIATPYYILTHAVEVLESNRTLKKRIRQSLQGLKYRCFRGAKKIFAVSDYTKHLVHQNTQSPLEKIVTVFNGVDTKEFYPENASKNLIEKHQLQGKTVLLTISRLVPNKGVDQVLAALAKLSPLSHYMKYLICGTGPDENRLRQLSSNYKLDRVVEFVGAVHPQDLRDYYNVCDVFLLVSREDLNLPATEGFGIVFLEAAACGKPSIGGDSGGIPDAIKNGVTGWLVPPSNPDQLANTLKSVLLDPVERKKRGDAALLRVRSEFTWDHIAEKFARQFIEDQL comes from the coding sequence ATGGCAAAACCTTTTCGTCTTCTGATCACAGCCTTCGACTATCGTCCCCGCCTGGGCGGAGTGGCCACCTGCGCCGACCACCTGGCGGAGGCCCTCGCCCGCCGGGATGACATGGACGTTTTAGTCTTAGCCCCTCATCATCCCGACGAAAAGCATCACGACCAAGGTCGACCTTTTCCGGTAAAGAGAGTCACCCTTCCGGACGAGGCGTTTTTAGCTGTCACTCCTTTTTCATGGAGAATTCGACGGGCCGCTAAAGAGTTTAAGCCGAATGCCATACTCAACACCCTGTGGCTGCCCGATGCTCTGGCCACTGCCGCGGCAAATTCACTATGGGGCATTGCCACCCCCTATTACATTTTAACCCACGCCGTTGAAGTTTTAGAATCTAACCGCACACTTAAAAAAAGAATAAGGCAGTCCCTACAGGGCTTGAAATATCGCTGCTTTAGAGGAGCAAAAAAAATTTTTGCCGTGAGTGATTACACAAAACATCTTGTGCATCAAAACACCCAATCACCCCTTGAGAAAATCGTCACTGTATTTAACGGAGTAGATACAAAAGAATTCTATCCCGAAAATGCCTCCAAAAACCTCATAGAGAAACACCAACTGCAGGGAAAAACTGTTTTATTGACCATTTCCCGCCTGGTGCCCAACAAGGGAGTCGATCAAGTCCTGGCGGCGCTGGCAAAGCTCTCTCCCCTTTCTCACTACATGAAGTATTTGATTTGTGGCACAGGTCCAGATGAAAACCGACTGAGACAGCTCAGTTCTAATTATAAACTGGACCGCGTGGTGGAGTTTGTTGGCGCCGTACATCCACAAGATCTCCGAGACTATTACAATGTTTGCGACGTATTTTTGCTAGTCTCAAGAGAGGATCTCAACTTACCGGCCACGGAAGGTTTTGGAATCGTATTTTTAGAAGCGGCTGCCTGTGGCAAACCATCAATTGGAGGAGATAGCGGCGGCATTCCCGATGCTATCAAAAACGGAGTGACCGGCTGGCTTGTGCCCCCCTCAAATCCAGATCAACTAGCCAATACATTAAAGTCAGTGCTGCTTGACCCCGTTGAGCGAAAAAAACGCGGAGATGCGGCCCTGCTGCGGGTGCGGTCTGAATTCACCTGGGATCACATTGCCGAGAAATTCGCCCGCCAGTTTATAGAGGATCAACTGTGA
- a CDS encoding glycosyltransferase family 4 protein encodes MKVAFYTIATHLGGAERSLLDIVTRLDRQSNGRYTPWVILPQSGGPMVEVLEKNKIEFEVLPFPDQFLKVSRQNFLNDTLKALPQLPHITQYVNQLTKLLKTSSPHLVHTSGIKCHLLAGQTLPWHKTPVLCHLRDILPQGLTLKLLRAMARQKNFHLVANSKSTAHTLAPHPAHVVYNGIDVHRFIPKKGSTFRDHLKLDESTPLVGIVAVLAQWKGQMQFIEMTKQLVNEGSTAHFIIVGDPIYDTSSDENYKDQLTAQIKSLGLQQRVHLVGYIDPPEVAMQGLDIVVHASTKPEAFGRVIIEAMACERPVVAANQGGPTEIIDPGVTGLLYPMGDVDAMAKSVKHLLDNPERREKIGQVARAAVSQRFSVEAMVDGIIKVYDQIEPY; translated from the coding sequence GTGAAAGTGGCGTTTTATACCATAGCCACCCATCTAGGCGGCGCCGAACGAAGCCTACTTGATATTGTGACCCGACTGGATCGGCAATCAAATGGCCGTTACACGCCCTGGGTAATTCTCCCGCAATCGGGCGGCCCCATGGTGGAGGTATTAGAAAAAAATAAAATCGAATTTGAAGTACTGCCCTTTCCCGATCAATTTTTAAAGGTGTCGAGACAAAACTTTTTGAATGACACGCTAAAGGCACTCCCTCAGCTCCCCCACATCACTCAATATGTTAATCAGCTGACAAAACTATTAAAAACTTCGTCTCCCCATCTTGTGCATACTTCGGGAATTAAGTGCCATTTGTTGGCCGGCCAAACTTTGCCGTGGCATAAAACGCCTGTGCTTTGCCACCTGCGCGACATCTTGCCGCAGGGTCTGACCTTAAAGCTGCTGCGTGCAATGGCCCGACAAAAAAACTTTCACCTCGTGGCCAACTCGAAAAGCACGGCCCACACTCTCGCCCCACATCCTGCCCATGTGGTTTATAACGGCATTGATGTTCATCGATTTATACCTAAAAAAGGCTCCACATTTAGAGACCACCTCAAGCTTGATGAGTCCACTCCCCTGGTGGGAATCGTGGCCGTTCTAGCTCAATGGAAGGGTCAAATGCAGTTTATCGAAATGACCAAACAACTGGTTAACGAGGGGTCCACGGCTCATTTCATTATTGTGGGTGACCCTATTTATGACACCAGCTCCGACGAAAATTACAAAGACCAACTGACGGCCCAAATTAAATCCCTGGGGCTACAACAACGGGTGCATCTGGTTGGATACATTGATCCACCAGAAGTGGCCATGCAAGGTTTAGATATTGTCGTTCACGCCTCCACAAAACCAGAAGCCTTTGGCCGCGTGATTATAGAGGCCATGGCCTGCGAACGCCCCGTTGTGGCTGCCAATCAGGGTGGTCCCACAGAAATTATTGATCCCGGTGTTACCGGCCTGCTGTACCCCATGGGTGATGTGGATGCCATGGCAAAAAGTGTAAAGCATCTTTTGGACAATCCTGAACGGCGTGAAAAAATAGGTCAAGTAGCGAGGGCTGCAGTGTCGCAAAGGTTTTCCGTTGAAGCTATGGTCGATGGAATTATCAAGGTTTATGATCAAATTGAGCCGTACTAA